ATTTGGTTCTTTTGACAAATACATTTGGAGTTTTGTAAATTACAAACCAATCAAAATTCGAAGGAAAAGTTTAAAGGATGTTCCAGCGACAACCAAAGAATCAGATGCTTTGAGCAAAGATATGATCAAACGTGGATTCAAATTCGTGGGAAGTACGGTCATCTATGCACATATGCAAGCTTGCGGACTTGTCAATGACCATATAGAAAGTTGTTTTCGATACCAAGAGCTAAGCTAAAGATACCAAACATTGATTGGTTAAAAAAAATTTTATTTAACCAATCAAAAAAATTTACTGAAATTATCTCTTCAATACCCCATAGAAAATCACATTCACTACTTCCAATTGAAACTCATGGATATTCAAAGGGACTGTAATGGAATCTTTGTTATTCAGAATCATTTCGATCGAAGAAAGAAACAAATGAACAGCAACTTCGGGCATAAATCCATCCCGAAGTTCTCCTTTTAGCTTTGCCATTTGGAATATTTTTCCAATCGATTCAGGAATTTCTTTTTGTCTTCGTTTTTTAAATTGCTCCATCTTATGGGGGAACATTTCTGAAATTTCTCGAATAAACAAATCCTGCATCATATATGGGGATTCCTCCACTAACGACCGATGCATTTTAGAAAATTTTTGGACAGCTGTCAGAGTTTCATCATTTGCAATCTCCGAAATTACATTTCGAATCTTATCTTGTTTATATTCCATATAAACTTCCATAAGATCTTGTTTATTAGAATAATATTTATATAAGGTTTTTCGACTGATCTTTAATGAACTGGCAATCTCCTCCATTTTAGTTTTTGAATACCCATATTTAAAAAATAATTCTTCAACTTTCTCTAATATTCTAATTTGCACAGGATCCAAATTTAGTTCCTCACTTCTTTTTTTTACTAAAAGATTCAATCAAACGAGTAATGTATTGGTATACAGCCGGAATCACATACAAAGTCAAAATCGTTGATGAAATCAACCCACCAATGACAGTGATTCCCATACTTGTCCTTTGTTTCGAAGCTTCATTAAGCCCAATCGCAACTGGTAACATACCAGCGATGAGTGCAATCGATGTCATAAGAATGGGTCTTAACCTCGCTCTACCAGCCTCAATCAAAGCAGTCCGAGTATCTACTCCAGTATTTTGTAGGTCTTTTGCAAAATCAATGAGAAGAATCGAGTTTTTTGTGGCCAATCCGAAAAGTAAGATCATTCCAATATTAGCGAATATATCCATGGATTTTCCGGTTAAAAACAAACCGTAAAATGCTCCTGTCATTGCCAGTGGAATGACTACTAAAATGGAGATGGGAATGATAAAACTCTCATAAAGAGAAGCAAGAACCAGATAAATAAACACAACCCCTAACCCTAAAGCGATGGCCATGTTTTTACCAGTGGATTCTAAATTTTCCGTTTGCCCACTATAAGATATTTTGATTCCATCAGGTAAAGGAAGGTCTTCCTTTAATATCCTTTGTAATTCGCTCATAACATACCCGGATCCCCTTCCATTCGGATCTGTATCGGCAGAAATCTCAACAGAACGATTTCGATTCTGTCTTTGAATGGTGGCAGGGCCTGTTGTGGAAATACCAGAGGATACATAGGAAAGTGGAACCATATAACCGTTGATATTTGGGACAAACACCTCATGAAAATTCTTTTGAATGTTTCGTTGATCCTCTAACATCCTCACTCGAATGTCATATTCAAAACTTTTCTCTCTGAAAACGGCAGGTGTATCCCCTTCCACATTGGTTCGAAGTTCTCTCCCTAAGGCTTGAGGGTTGACTCCAAGTTTTACAATTTGATCACCCTTCGGAAGAATTTTAAATTCCGGAGCTCCTTCACGCAAACTGATATCCGGATCCGTTAAGTCAGGAATTTTTTTAATTTTTTCGAAGACTAGTTTGCTATAAGTTTCGAGTTCTTCTGCTTCATTTCCTGTAATGACAAAAGAAAAAGATCTTTGCCCACCACCAATCGCATCAAAGTTTTTTACGATTGGTTTTGCATACACATAAGGGGATAATTCCTTTCGAATATACTCTTTGAATTGAGGGGTATTCACTTTTCTTTGTTTTGCAGGAACCAGTTCCACATAGATGTCTATTTTATTTTGTTTGATATAACCTGCAGTCAGTTGGACTTCTTTTTTAGATCGAATCAACTGATTTACCTCTTCATTGAGCCTTTTGGTAGCTTCCACACTCGAACCCGGTGGCAACTCAAAAGTAACTGTAAATTGACCTAAATCTTGTGTTGGAATAAACTCCGATTTCAATGTTTTTGAAACAAAGATACTACTTACAAATATAAACACCGCCACAGATACAACAAAGAGTGGATGTTTTGTTGAAATCTCCAAAGACTTCACATATACATTTGTTAGTTTTTCTTGAAATTTATCAAAAGCATGTAATGGAACAGATAAGAACTTTTCTATCTTCCCTGGTTCTTTCGGATGGTGTTCTCCACCAAAATAAGCAGACATCATTGGTGCAATGGTTAATGCATCATACAAAGAAATCAATAATGCAAAACATACAGTGAGTCCAAAAGGTCGCAAAATCTGACCAATCACACCATCAATAAATGCAATCGGACCAAATACCGCAAGGATCGCAAACGTGGTGGCAAGAACCGCAAGTGTTACTTCCTTCGTTCCCTCGAGAGCGGCTTGTTTGCTATCCTTACCCATTTCTTTGTGTCTATGAATGTTTTCTCTCACAACAATCGCATCATCAATGAGAAGACCAACAGCTAGAGACAAAGCAAGTAGAGTCATTTGGTTGATGGTAAACCCAGCAAGCCCCATAAGAATGAAGGAACCAAGTAAAGAAGTAGGTAAAGCGAGTCCCGTAATTAAAGTAGAACGAACACTGCCTAAGAAAAACAGAACAACAATGACCGTCAGTGCGATCCCAATGTAAATGGATTCTTCCACATCCCAAACATTATCCTTAACAACCTTAGAAGAATCGTTATAATAATCAAATTTTACATTCGGAAATTCTTTTTTAAGAACATCGATTCGTTTTTTTACAGATTCTGCCACCTCAACCGAGTTAGATCCTGATTGTTTGTATACGAGTAAAAATAACGCTGGTTTCCCATTCCAATAAGCAAGGGAGGTTACATCCTCCGAACCAACAACGACTCTTCCCACATCTGATAACTGGATCGGAATCTCATTATTTAAGAAGTTGATGGGAACGTTGCGTATTTCATCAAAACTACGGTATTCGTTGATGGTCCGAAATGATAAATCAGAGTTTTCTCCTCGAACTTTCCCGGCAGGAATATTAGCACCACCTGCGGCAACTTTTTGTGAGACCTGTGAAGCCGAAATATTTCTCGATTTTAATTTGTTTCGATCCAACTCCACCCAAATCTCTTTTTTCCGACCTCCAACGATATCTACAGAACCAACATTCGAAACAGAAATTAACCTTTGTTTAATTGTCTCAGAGGCAAAATCATAAAATTCATTGTCTTCTAATTCTGACTGAAGAGAAATACTTAAGATTGGTTGGTCCGCAGGATCCAATCGTTTGATAATAGGCTCTTCAACTTCTGCAGGAAGTTTTTTCTTAGCAAAGGAGACCTTATCTCTTACCTGTTGTTCCGCTTCTCGAATCACTGTATCAGATGTAAACTCTGCAACGATCACAACCGAACCTTCGTTACAGATAGATCTTACTTTTTTTAATCCCGAAATGGTAGATAGTTCATCTTCGATTGGTTTTGCTACCAATGTTTCGATTTCACTCGGAGCTGCACCAGGGTAAGTTGCGTTGACAGAGATCATAGGAATACTCATGTCTGGAAAGTTTTCCACGCCGAGTTTGCTAAAACTAACAAGCCCCACCACCACAATCAATATCACCGTACAGGCGATAAATACCGGTCTTTGTATTGATAATTTTGCTAAATTCATTGGTTTTCCTCTGTGTTTAGTAATGCTAGCTGTTCAGGATCAATAGAATATTTTTCAAAAAATGTCCCTTTTGAAATTTCATACTGAACAATTGAAATATTGTAAGTAACCAATGTTTGCGAATAATTAGATTGAGATCTAACATAAGCGTCCATTGCATTTCTTAGAATCAGAGATGTTCCTCTTCCGTTTCTAAAAGCGGACAAGGCCTTATCATAAAACAGTTTACTTTCCCCTTTATTTTTCTTTGCTTCTAAAAAAAGTTCGTAACTGACTGTCAAATTTTCTCTTTTGGAAAGTAAGTCGGCTCTTACCTTATTTTGTGTTTCTGTCCATTCTAATTGAGCTTGTCTTTTATCTGCTTCCGCTTTTTTATATTCTGCTTCTGCAATTTCATTTCCCAATGGATATTCCATTTTAAACTCAGCGGTGTTTTGGTTGAATCTTCCGCCAAGGATTCCATAAAAATCTTGAGGAAATTGTTGGTCATAATTTTTAAAATTATAAGTTCCTCCCACTGAAAACTTTGGCAACAAACCGTTGTCTGCTGACTTCAAATTATCTTCAGAATTCTTTAATTGCAACTGAGCCGCACGAACATCATACCGTTTCTCAAGTGCTACCAAAACTTCCTCTTCATAATCACTAGTTACTTCTATTTTTTCTTCATTGAGAACCGGCAAAAATGAAAAACTTTCTTCAGGTTCTTTTCCTAACGAAGCCAACAAGTCCCTTCTATTTTTATTTCGTTCTAATTCAGAATTTTTAACAGCACTCGTTGCAGAAAGAACGATGGAATTCCATTGGTGAATATCTCCAGTAGCATCAAATCCAAAGTTTGCTTTTTTAGAATAAATATCTCGGATTAACTTTGCATTTCCAAGTAAAGAGTTATTGGTTTCTAAAACTTCTTCGGACAAACTCAAATTCCAAAATTCGATCAATGAGTTTACTAAACTTTTGGACAAAGAATCAAGAGTATTCAATCTTTGAATGGATGATGAACGTCTAGCAGACGCTAACTTCAAACGATCTTGGTATCCAAAAAAGTTCTTCAAAAGATCCTGACTGATACTAATTCCAACCGTAGCAAAATGATAAGAAGGTTGGGCAAAACTCGAGAATCCAGCGGAACTCTGTGTTTTACCAGCATTCGTTTCAAACCGATTGTCCATGACAGAAACTCCGAGCGAAGTCCCCGTAGTGAACTTTTTATTAATTCCCGCCTGTAGCGTGTTATCTGTAATTTTTGTTCCTTGGATGGCATATTGTGGAAGGTTGAAGTTTGTTGTGTTCTTCGCTGTCCCTTTTGCCTCCGCTGTCCAGGCATAAGCACCGTTGGCTTTCTCCCAATCGTAATTGGTCGTTTTAAGCTGCAGCTTCAATGTCTGTAGACTGACTTGGTTTTCCCAGGCCATCCTAAGGATGTCATCCATGCGCATGGCATTACTTTTGGCCGGCTCCTTGGCCGAAAGTGACCCAAAAGTGGCGAAAAAGGCGAAGGCCATCACCAAAATGGGGAGCGAAGGAGACGATGATTGGTTGTCGATCATTTGCTTTGGAAACATATTTTGTATCCTTTGTTTCTTTAGGAAACAAATACAGTTTCTTATGTTTCCGCGTAAACAAAAAAATACTTTTTTTGAATGAATCTAAAAACTGAGAACTTATCCGAAGAAATTTAGAGAAATTGTAGGAAAATTTACTGAGTTTGGAATGAATGGAAGGTTTCTTCCACCCAAGGGCTGGTTGGTCACTCCCTCTAATAATACCCTTGGTTTCGTTTTGAATTCGATTTATTTCTTTTCGGCAACCACTACGGCTTTAATGATTTTCCACGCGCCCTGATCCAAGTAGAAAGTATAGATGGATCGGAATTTCATAACCGGGCTCTCCAAATCCGCTTTTACAAATCCGAACGAATCTAAAAAATCAATCGAATGGATCGAAACCGATCTTTCCACCCCACCAATTTTTCCTTCCTTCAAAGACTCAAGGTATTTTGTTTTATTGGAACTGAATACAGAAGCACTTCCCTTGATGGAAACACTATCGGTGTAATCGGTATGAAATCCCGACTCTACTTCTTCAATTTTCCTTTCATCAATCTTCTTCATAAGAGAAATAAAGTCTCTCTTCAAAGATTCCTCATCCGTTTCTAACTTAGTTTGGTTTATCATTATTTTCTCCTTAAACTTATAAATCCCAACCATTATTTAAATTCTTTAAACAAAATAATGTTGCTATAGCAACATTAAGTGCAAAAAAAATCAACCCATCGACTCTTCATAAATTTGATCGATGATCCTCTTGAATGTTTTAAAATCGTGAGCGGAAAGCTTTTTAAACATTCTTTTTCGTTCCTCTATTACGGCCGAAACCATCACTTGATAGATCTCGGAACCTTTCTTTGTAGGATACACTTGATGTTTCCTTCCATCCTCTGGATCCGATTGAATTTTGATCCAACCTTTTTCTTCCATATTTCTAAGGGCCCGGGCCATGGAAGGTCTATCATCAAAATCTCGACCCAAATCCGATTGACTACAACCGGGTTGTTTGATCAAACGAACGAGAACAAACCACTGCTCTGGAAATAGATCCAATCCATTCGCTGATGCCAACCTCATAAACTGACGTCTTAAAGACCGAACCGTTCGGTAAATCAAATACGCATAAGAATTTTCCAGGTCAAAAGAATCGGGCATATTGTTGCTATGGCAACAATATAACGTAGGTTTTCTTTGTAAAGAAATTAAAAATCAGATTTATGCAAAATCAAAATGAATTTGTAGTTAATGTGACAGATAAAACAATCTTCTTGACGAAAAAAGCATCTTTAATATAGTCTAAGGTTTTTGCTTAGAAATTACAGGAGTATGAAATGAATACTAAAAACAAAATATATATGACTCATTTTGACTATAATCGATTAAAATCATTGGTTTTAGACTACAAAAAGAGAAATATCATAAATAATAACATCAAAGACTTATTAGGTGAAATAGAAAGAGCTCAAAAAGTGGATTCCCACCTAATTCCACCTAACTATGTTACAATGAATTCCGTGATTGAACTAAAAAATCTTGAAGAATTAGAGTTTCAAGAATTTCGTTTGGTATTTCCGGAAGAAGCCAATACTGACGAAAACAAAATTTCCGTGCTGGCACCTATCGGAACGGCAGTTTTAGGTTATAAAACTGGAGATGTCATCCAATGGAAAATTCCTGGTGGCGAAAACCAATTTCAAATTACAAACATCAAATACCAGCCAGAAGCAAACGGAGATTACCACCTATGATCTCTGTCAAAAAAAGGTAACATTTGAATCTAATCACAAGAAGGAAAACCTTCTAGTGTGCGTTCCCAATTGATACGAATTAAAAAATCTTAAAAAATACTGGGCCGGGCTCCTTCGGGGTCCGCGTTCGCTCCCGTCTGTCTTTCGACAGACCAAGCCCTACGTATCCCTAACGCCTGTCATGTTTCGTTTAAGACAACCTTACATTGATTTGAAATTTTTGTTTCATTTTCAAAAAGACATTTTAAGATTCGGCCACCGCCAGGAATGATCCAACGACAATATTCACTCACATCGTCTTTACAGAATCCTTGTGATTTAGCTTTCATTGATTCGGAAAGCGAACTCTCTGCCGATTCACAGGCTGGCGAGAGATTTTTTCCACGTTCTTTCAAACATTGTAAAATCCTGGCTTTGGTTGGTTTTACACCTTGGCAATAGGTTGCAATCTCTGGCTGGCAAATTTCATAAATAGGTTTTGTCTCTGCCAATAAGCCAATATTAAAACAAAAAATAAGAATGAATAACAATCGTTTCATATTCAAATTAGTCCTTTTTTACCTAGAATGGTTTCTCGAAAGTTAATACAACAAGCATTTTCGTATCTGCAAATCAGTAAAACCGCTCCATTATATTGCAAAAATGTCGCCGCCATTGTTCAAAAATTGTTTCTTTTTCTAGATCCCACCCATTTGAGGGGACAGTTACACGAATAAAACAGACGTGCCCAACAGATCGAGTGACCTTAACTTTCACCGTTGCCGGAACTTATGGTCTTCGAATATTTACAGCTACTAGCAGCTTAGAATCAGTAACAGACTTAAATAGTATTTTTGTGGAATAACTTCTATTTTTGGTATAAAGAAAATAATAACGACGACGGTAGATGAAGGAAATATCCAAACTTTAATATTAAATTGATAAACGACTGTTTAAGGATTCCATTTTTAATGTACCGATGAGTAGAAGTTATGGCCGGATACGGAAGTAGGACCGGCCATAAAATTTTTCTAAACTTCAAACTTAGTTCCGTATCTTCGAATATTGCTTCGATCTTCAAATCTGAATGCCAAAGCCTCCGATCAAAAAAAACACAATGGTCAAGGTAAACAATTCCCTTCCATTTTGTACGAATAAAGTTAGAATACCATGAGATAAAACGGAGTAGAGAATGACTTTGGTCAAATTGATGAATAAACCCACCCCAAATCATTTTTCTATCTAATTCACAACTTATTTTGATTAGGCGGTCAATAGCTTTAGTAGGTAGCTTTGTCCTTGGATGATGAAAAAGGACTATTTCTCCTTTAGACTTATGGAATCCAATATTTAATCTCTCCGCACGAGTGAATGCTTCTTTTCTATCAATTGTGATGATTTCTATTTGCGGATGGTTATGAAAGGCCAAAAGAGAGTTTTGAAAAAGAACGTTTTCTCCAGTATCTGTAGGAATGATAATGCTCAACATCTTCGTTTGTATTGATTCTATAATGAGAAAATCAATACAAACTGGAAAAGCAAAAAATCACTCTTTTATTAGATAGATTTGAATTGTTGATGGGGTGTCCCCAACTAATTCTTTGATACTTCCGCTGGTTTCGCGATCAGATATAAATGTACGAATTCGATTTTCATCGATTGCTTCTTTACTGAATACCTGTTTGACTTCATCAAAACGTCGTTTTACTAGACGAACCTGGTAGGCCAAATCACCGGTAGTTTGCGATTTACCAACCAACACAACTTTAAAAGATTCTTCCGATTTTAAAATGTCTCGAGACAATGAGACGAGTTTTGACTTAGATTCCTCTGTAATTTTATAATCATCAGGAATAAACGAAACCATTTGGATTGGACTTGTTTGCCCTTCCGATCTCCAATAAGCTAACTTAGAAGAAGATGTGTCTGAAATTGGCTCTCTTTTGATGGACTCCAAAACTACCGACTTAGGACAATAAACTTTAATTTCAGTAGAAGAATTAAAGGATAATAGGAAACCTAAAGTGGTCACAACAATATCCCAAGGTTTTGCATAAGATTTAGATTCCAATACAAACTGGTCAGCATGACTGGAATCAGAATCTAAAACATGAGTATAAATTGGTAACAAGAAGAGTACACGGTAAGTCCGTTCTTCTGATTTCATCTCACAGCCATTTGTCGGACTTATGGGTAGGTGACGTTTCTTTTCTAAAGGAATTCCTAAAGAATTACAAGACACGGTCAAAAAACCAATCAGAAGAATAAGAATGATACTATTTTTAAAATTTTCTTTTTGAAAAACCATAACGCTTATATATTAATATTTCTTCAGCCGCAAAAGGAAACCGTTTTATGAACTTTATTCTTTGCTTACCCCAAATTTAGGTAAAAAATAACCAATATGCCTTCCCCCAGCAGGATTTGGTTGGTTTGGTCCAGGTGTTGGAAGTGTCCAAGAATCCAAATACTTCCCGTTTGTTGCTATAAAATCTGCATTGAGATAATAGTTCTGAAAGTCATTTGGATTGTGATCAAATTTAATAAAATCAATAGGAGAGAATTTAGCGGAAGTAAGTCCTGGTTCTGTTTGGTAAACAAAATGATTACCTGTATACATATCTAGAATCAATGACTCTCTGTTCCCTTCCGGTAATACCAAAACAATTAAACCGTCTTCATTGTATCGGTCCATCGTGTATTCATCATCAAGGTATTCAAAATCCAAACGATCTGTAAAAGGCGCTGTTAATAAATCCCAAAAAGGATTGTTTATTGGATCTGCCAATTCTTGGGTTTCCGTTCCTGCATTCCTGTGGACTCGAGGAGTGACGGTAGCATTATTTCTTAAACTTAGATATCCGGTAGTTTCTGAAATATCGTAATTAATTGAATTTACTTTTTTAATACTATTGTCAAAAGGATAGGCATTTAAAATATTTCGTTTTCCGTACTGCGGATCGGCCTTTCCTATCTCCGATTCATTCCACATTACATAGGAGATGTATTTGTTATGGGAATTTGCCAATTTAGAATCATCTAACTCACATTTAATGGAGCCGATTCTGATACCAATCCGATCGTATTTTCCTTCTTTCCAAGCAAAGGGACTAATATTCCCAGACCCACTGACGCCGTAAAAAGCCTCTCCTGAATCTAATGGATAGCTGACTTTCATGCGTCCGCCGTTTTGATTATCAATCCAATCACCATCATAAACGACAGCAGATGCATTGGAAATCCTCTCTTTACCTGGTGCAACAGATCCTTTTTCCCACAATAAAATGGAATAAAGATTCAATCTTGCATTTTTACATCCAACAGAATGATTTAGTTTTCCATCACTTAAAAAGCGAGCTGGGAGAGAATTACTCCCAATCGACTTAATATTTTTTAGCGAAGATTGAGAACTGGCCGTATCGACAATCCGAAAGGTTATATTTCTTTGTGATAGTAAATACAAACCAAGAAACAATTCATCCGAAAGATCATTCTTTTTAGTTGGGCTACAAGAAACCGCGACTACAGAAAGTAAGGATACTAGTAAAGTTGTTCTAATTTGCATATGTTTTACTCCACGCATTCGTCTGATATTGGATTTAAC
The DNA window shown above is from Leptospira brenneri and carries:
- a CDS encoding TetR/AcrR family transcriptional regulator, with amino-acid sequence MQIRILEKVEELFFKYGYSKTKMEEIASSLKISRKTLYKYYSNKQDLMEVYMEYKQDKIRNVISEIANDETLTAVQKFSKMHRSLVEESPYMMQDLFIREISEMFPHKMEQFKKRRQKEIPESIGKIFQMAKLKGELRDGFMPEVAVHLFLSSIEMILNNKDSITVPLNIHEFQLEVVNVIFYGVLKR
- a CDS encoding efflux RND transporter permease subunit; translated protein: MNLAKLSIQRPVFIACTVILIVVVGLVSFSKLGVENFPDMSIPMISVNATYPGAAPSEIETLVAKPIEDELSTISGLKKVRSICNEGSVVIVAEFTSDTVIREAEQQVRDKVSFAKKKLPAEVEEPIIKRLDPADQPILSISLQSELEDNEFYDFASETIKQRLISVSNVGSVDIVGGRKKEIWVELDRNKLKSRNISASQVSQKVAAGGANIPAGKVRGENSDLSFRTINEYRSFDEIRNVPINFLNNEIPIQLSDVGRVVVGSEDVTSLAYWNGKPALFLLVYKQSGSNSVEVAESVKKRIDVLKKEFPNVKFDYYNDSSKVVKDNVWDVEESIYIGIALTVIVVLFFLGSVRSTLITGLALPTSLLGSFILMGLAGFTINQMTLLALSLAVGLLIDDAIVVRENIHRHKEMGKDSKQAALEGTKEVTLAVLATTFAILAVFGPIAFIDGVIGQILRPFGLTVCFALLISLYDALTIAPMMSAYFGGEHHPKEPGKIEKFLSVPLHAFDKFQEKLTNVYVKSLEISTKHPLFVVSVAVFIFVSSIFVSKTLKSEFIPTQDLGQFTVTFELPPGSSVEATKRLNEEVNQLIRSKKEVQLTAGYIKQNKIDIYVELVPAKQRKVNTPQFKEYIRKELSPYVYAKPIVKNFDAIGGGQRSFSFVITGNEAEELETYSKLVFEKIKKIPDLTDPDISLREGAPEFKILPKGDQIVKLGVNPQALGRELRTNVEGDTPAVFREKSFEYDIRVRMLEDQRNIQKNFHEVFVPNINGYMVPLSYVSSGISTTGPATIQRQNRNRSVEISADTDPNGRGSGYVMSELQRILKEDLPLPDGIKISYSGQTENLESTGKNMAIALGLGVVFIYLVLASLYESFIIPISILVVIPLAMTGAFYGLFLTGKSMDIFANIGMILLFGLATKNSILLIDFAKDLQNTGVDTRTALIEAGRARLRPILMTSIALIAGMLPVAIGLNEASKQRTSMGITVIGGLISSTILTLYVIPAVYQYITRLIESFSKKKK
- a CDS encoding TolC family protein, which produces MFPKQMIDNQSSSPSLPILVMAFAFFATFGSLSAKEPAKSNAMRMDDILRMAWENQVSLQTLKLQLKTTNYDWEKANGAYAWTAEAKGTAKNTTNFNLPQYAIQGTKITDNTLQAGINKKFTTGTSLGVSVMDNRFETNAGKTQSSAGFSSFAQPSYHFATVGISISQDLLKNFFGYQDRLKLASARRSSSIQRLNTLDSLSKSLVNSLIEFWNLSLSEEVLETNNSLLGNAKLIRDIYSKKANFGFDATGDIHQWNSIVLSATSAVKNSELERNKNRRDLLASLGKEPEESFSFLPVLNEEKIEVTSDYEEEVLVALEKRYDVRAAQLQLKNSEDNLKSADNGLLPKFSVGGTYNFKNYDQQFPQDFYGILGGRFNQNTAEFKMEYPLGNEIAEAEYKKAEADKRQAQLEWTETQNKVRADLLSKRENLTVSYELFLEAKKNKGESKLFYDKALSAFRNGRGTSLILRNAMDAYVRSQSNYSQTLVTYNISIVQYEISKGTFFEKYSIDPEQLALLNTEENQ
- a CDS encoding nuclear transport factor 2 family protein — its product is MINQTKLETDEESLKRDFISLMKKIDERKIEEVESGFHTDYTDSVSIKGSASVFSSNKTKYLESLKEGKIGGVERSVSIHSIDFLDSFGFVKADLESPVMKFRSIYTFYLDQGAWKIIKAVVVAEKK
- a CDS encoding MarR family winged helix-turn-helix transcriptional regulator, with the translated sequence MPDSFDLENSYAYLIYRTVRSLRRQFMRLASANGLDLFPEQWFVLVRLIKQPGCSQSDLGRDFDDRPSMARALRNMEEKGWIKIQSDPEDGRKHQVYPTKKGSEIYQVMVSAVIEERKRMFKKLSAHDFKTFKRIIDQIYEESMG
- the rnk gene encoding nucleoside diphosphate kinase regulator, with the translated sequence MNTKNKIYMTHFDYNRLKSLVLDYKKRNIINNNIKDLLGEIERAQKVDSHLIPPNYVTMNSVIELKNLEELEFQEFRLVFPEEANTDENKISVLAPIGTAVLGYKTGDVIQWKIPGGENQFQITNIKYQPEANGDYHL
- a CDS encoding cysteine rich repeat-containing protein produces the protein MKRLLFILIFCFNIGLLAETKPIYEICQPEIATYCQGVKPTKARILQCLKERGKNLSPACESAESSLSESMKAKSQGFCKDDVSEYCRWIIPGGGRILKCLFENETKISNQCKVVLNET
- a CDS encoding OmpA family protein; translation: MVFQKENFKNSIILILLIGFLTVSCNSLGIPLEKKRHLPISPTNGCEMKSEERTYRVLFLLPIYTHVLDSDSSHADQFVLESKSYAKPWDIVVTTLGFLLSFNSSTEIKVYCPKSVVLESIKREPISDTSSSKLAYWRSEGQTSPIQMVSFIPDDYKITEESKSKLVSLSRDILKSEESFKVVLVGKSQTTGDLAYQVRLVKRRFDEVKQVFSKEAIDENRIRTFISDRETSGSIKELVGDTPSTIQIYLIKE